The following are from one region of the Mixophyes fleayi isolate aMixFle1 chromosome 7, aMixFle1.hap1, whole genome shotgun sequence genome:
- the NDUFB3 gene encoding NADH dehydrogenase [ubiquinone] 1 beta subcomplex subunit 3 has translation MGHGHEHHGHGKLHIPDYRIWKIEGTPLEDVQARLARRGLRDPWLRNEAWRYMGEFAKPVTISQVLFKGFKWGFAAFVVALGVEYALFPPKKNSGHH, from the exons ATGGGCCACGGACATGAACACCATGGACATGGGAAGCTCCACATTCCTGATTACAGGATTTGGAAAATAGAGGGCACACCACTGGAAGATGTACAGGCCAGGCTGGCAAGAAGGGGTCTGAGGGATCCGTGGTTAAG GAATGAAGCCTGGAGGTACATGGGAGAGTTTGCAAAGCCAGTTACTATAAGCCAAGTGCTCTTCAAAGGTTTTAAATGGGGCTTTGCTGCATTTGTTGTGGCGCTTGGTGTAGAGTATGCATTGTTTCCACCAAAGAAAAACAGTggtcaccattaa